Proteins encoded together in one Candidatus Poribacteria bacterium window:
- a CDS encoding ThuA domain-containing protein, translating to MIRTLILSGANNHDWARSTPFCKNVLEASGRFSVDVTTNPTEVLEDKAKLATYQLLFLDYFGPAWSEAAQANFLDAVRGGTGVTILHAANNGFPGWVEFEKLCALCWREGTGHGRFHSFDVKVLDKNHPVTRGVSDLKAHPDELYHKLVHMHGAPYHVLASAYSDPATGGTGQNEPMLVVKTYGKGRVFHDILGHVWAGGDMTALEDPQFQTTLLRGCEWAATGNVAD from the coding sequence ATGATCCGCACGCTGATCCTGTCCGGCGCGAACAACCACGACTGGGCTCGATCGACTCCGTTCTGCAAGAACGTGCTGGAAGCCAGCGGGCGCTTCTCCGTGGATGTCACGACGAACCCGACGGAAGTGCTAGAGGACAAGGCGAAGCTCGCCACGTACCAGCTCCTGTTCCTCGACTACTTCGGGCCCGCCTGGTCAGAAGCCGCCCAGGCGAACTTCCTGGACGCCGTGCGCGGCGGAACCGGCGTGACGATTCTGCACGCGGCGAACAACGGGTTCCCCGGGTGGGTCGAATTCGAAAAGCTGTGCGCGCTCTGCTGGCGCGAGGGGACGGGACACGGACGGTTCCACTCGTTCGACGTGAAGGTCCTCGACAAGAACCATCCCGTCACGCGCGGGGTTTCCGACCTCAAGGCGCATCCCGACGAGCTCTACCACAAGCTGGTCCACATGCACGGCGCGCCGTACCACGTACTGGCGAGCGCCTACTCGGATCCGGCGACCGGCGGGACCGGGCAGAACGAGCCGATGCTCGTCGTCAAGACGTACGGCAAAGGGCGCGTGTTCCACGACATCCTGGGACACGTCTGGGCAGGCGGCGACATGACCGCGCTCGAGGACCCTCAGTTCCAGACAACGCTCCTGCGGGGATGCGAATGGGCAGCCACGGGCAACGTGGCGGATTAG
- a CDS encoding cyclic nucleotide-binding domain-containing protein gives MRGTDDTSPTSEPIALSRDEIVARLRRMELFRGVSEEGLNVFASLVDILHVGPGERLCHQGDPGESMWCILSGSVRITADGAAIADLTEGSVVGEMSILDGSPRSADVDTTADTIIAQLTHAHYAEAFTLSADAALTLVRNISKVQQNRLRTTNERAIATALEAERAERLERRYRRFFLTGLFAVGGVLLALLVTAEVTSQPSFCGSHHYLRPYYESWQRSSHSEVGCPECHFAPGFKGYVVRKYKALAEVAIYITNTYKGEPRAEVGDEGCLRSGCHSDARPPGDIEYKGLLFSHRKHLPCGQHHLTMNRGALSAMPSNMTTRTGTPPEGHEKFLEALPRGRILRCVSCHSQIVQGSHMEVTQSTCFLCHFKAAADSEPVSGCPSCHQAPKETIYINNIAFKHEEFTSRGVTCTQCHTDVVRGDGAVKEERCFQCHDRPERLREFENHKLIHGVHVTEHKLDCLICHSEIEHKIESIATTIRSDCQQCHESVERMYMGVADGVEVTPDPMFLARVACDSCHSSHVGVEMTSSTRLLKPGACASCHGDAYEGMQERWLEGGRRLIAEMEARESRVRGTVSAAASSRSEVDPAVRSARSLLAAASTNVDLLRKGNPVHNVRFAERVASVANAQLTMATNVLNGRSAPVAPLQLAALSAPEGGRCGTCHFGIESVSKQVYGTLFSHAPHITKAGLKCAQCHSSEPQELPGHGKTLVSADDCKSCHHSPTTKSGCLSCHSGIRSIRVASKPTFDHDRHVSGQRLACSQCHASDTSKRFTGDCVSCHHRQTVDVAKKCTTCHATQSAFAAGTNLPSGSAGLHVKAQVACGECHRRAGERIVTMACGTCHTTGNYDAIRKTWQDKTRAQLAELARERTRFQAAGGARSVTSATLQAMRAADAAASRIAADGSSGVHNPEYVDTILSQGIEAYRRANPSAAR, from the coding sequence ATGCGAGGCACAGACGACACCAGTCCCACGTCGGAGCCCATCGCGCTGTCGCGCGATGAGATCGTTGCGCGGCTCAGGCGGATGGAACTGTTTCGGGGAGTCTCAGAGGAGGGGCTCAACGTCTTTGCCTCGCTCGTCGACATCCTGCACGTCGGGCCCGGCGAGCGCCTGTGCCACCAGGGCGATCCCGGCGAGTCGATGTGGTGCATCCTGTCGGGATCGGTTCGGATCACGGCGGATGGCGCGGCGATTGCCGACCTGACCGAGGGCTCGGTCGTCGGCGAGATGTCCATCCTCGACGGCTCTCCTCGCTCCGCCGACGTCGATACGACGGCGGATACGATCATCGCCCAATTGACGCACGCCCACTATGCCGAAGCGTTCACGCTGAGCGCGGACGCCGCTCTGACGCTGGTTCGCAACATCAGCAAGGTGCAGCAGAACCGTCTGCGTACGACCAACGAGCGAGCCATCGCCACCGCGCTGGAGGCGGAGCGAGCCGAGCGGCTGGAGCGTCGCTACCGCCGGTTCTTCCTGACCGGGCTTTTCGCCGTTGGCGGCGTGTTGCTGGCTCTGTTGGTCACCGCGGAAGTGACGTCGCAACCGAGCTTCTGCGGCTCGCACCACTACTTGCGACCGTATTACGAATCATGGCAGCGGTCCTCGCACAGTGAGGTCGGATGCCCGGAATGCCACTTCGCGCCCGGCTTCAAGGGCTATGTCGTCCGTAAATACAAGGCGCTCGCGGAAGTCGCTATCTACATCACGAACACGTACAAGGGCGAGCCCCGCGCCGAAGTCGGCGACGAAGGCTGTTTGCGCTCCGGCTGCCATTCTGACGCGCGACCCCCGGGCGACATCGAATACAAGGGGCTCCTCTTTTCGCACCGGAAGCATCTGCCCTGCGGACAGCACCACCTGACCATGAACCGCGGCGCCCTCAGCGCGATGCCGTCGAACATGACGACGCGCACGGGAACGCCACCGGAGGGTCACGAGAAGTTCCTGGAGGCACTGCCGCGAGGGCGCATCCTGCGGTGCGTGAGCTGTCACTCGCAGATCGTTCAAGGCAGCCACATGGAGGTGACCCAGAGCACCTGCTTCCTGTGTCACTTCAAGGCGGCGGCGGATTCGGAGCCCGTCTCGGGATGTCCGTCGTGCCACCAGGCGCCCAAAGAGACGATCTACATCAACAACATCGCGTTCAAGCACGAGGAGTTCACGAGTCGCGGCGTGACGTGCACGCAGTGCCATACGGATGTCGTGCGCGGAGATGGCGCGGTCAAGGAGGAGCGCTGCTTCCAGTGCCACGACCGACCCGAGAGGCTCCGCGAGTTCGAGAATCACAAGCTCATTCACGGCGTCCACGTGACCGAGCACAAGCTCGACTGCCTCATCTGCCACTCCGAGATCGAGCACAAGATCGAGTCCATCGCGACGACGATCCGATCCGACTGCCAGCAATGCCACGAGAGCGTCGAGCGGATGTACATGGGCGTGGCGGACGGCGTCGAGGTGACTCCGGATCCCATGTTCCTGGCGCGTGTCGCCTGTGATAGCTGCCACTCGTCGCATGTGGGCGTCGAGATGACCAGCAGCACGCGGCTGCTCAAGCCAGGCGCATGCGCGAGCTGCCACGGAGACGCTTACGAGGGCATGCAGGAACGCTGGCTGGAGGGCGGCAGGCGATTGATCGCCGAGATGGAGGCGCGGGAGAGCCGTGTCCGAGGGACCGTCTCAGCCGCCGCATCGTCGAGAAGCGAGGTGGACCCAGCCGTCCGATCCGCCAGGTCGCTGTTGGCGGCTGCGTCCACCAACGTGGACCTGTTGCGCAAGGGGAACCCCGTCCACAACGTGCGGTTCGCCGAACGCGTCGCTTCGGTCGCGAACGCGCAGCTCACGATGGCGACCAACGTGCTCAATGGGCGCTCCGCGCCGGTGGCTCCGCTCCAGCTAGCCGCGCTGTCCGCGCCCGAAGGTGGACGCTGCGGGACGTGCCATTTCGGAATCGAGAGCGTCTCGAAGCAGGTCTACGGAACGCTGTTCAGCCACGCGCCGCACATCACCAAGGCAGGACTCAAGTGCGCCCAGTGCCATTCCTCGGAGCCGCAGGAGCTTCCGGGACATGGCAAGACGCTGGTTAGCGCAGACGACTGCAAGTCGTGTCACCACTCGCCGACCACCAAGTCGGGCTGCCTTTCGTGTCATAGCGGAATCCGCTCGATTCGGGTCGCGTCGAAGCCGACGTTCGACCACGATCGACACGTGTCGGGTCAGCGCCTCGCCTGCTCGCAGTGCCACGCCAGTGACACCTCGAAGCGCTTCACTGGCGATTGCGTGTCCTGCCATCACAGGCAGACCGTGGACGTGGCGAAGAAGTGTACGACGTGCCACGCGACGCAGTCGGCGTTCGCCGCCGGCACGAACCTCCCGAGCGGATCGGCGGGTCTGCATGTCAAGGCGCAGGTCGCGTGCGGCGAATGTCACCGTCGAGCCGGAGAGCGGATCGTAACGATGGCGTGCGGTACGTGCCACACGACTGGCAACTATGACGCGATACGGAAGACGTGGCAAGACAAGACGCGCGCCCAGCTCGCAGAACTGGCGCGCGAGCGGACACGGTTCCAAGCAGCGGGCGGGGCCCGATCCGTCACGAGCGCGACGCTGCAAGCGATGCGGGCAGCAGATGCCGCCGCGAGCCGCATCGCTGCCGATGGCAGCTCCGGCGTTCACAACCCCGAGTACGTCGACACGATCCTGTCGCAGGGAATCGAAGCGTACCGGCGGGCGAACCCGTCTGCCGCGCGCTGA
- a CDS encoding creatininase family protein: MALELSRDVQLQFLRPAQLEARGREFPVVYVPFGPIEWHGPHLPLGTDALKAHAVLCLTAAAYGGVVYPPFFLHDGWDLPPVTATITNLFQRLKGTGFRVLIGISGHNVTGMIDMIRSALEPVVADGTARGFAGWEVTLSAGEDLNTDHAAKWETSDMMFAYPDRVDMAMLGTGTLNLDMKAPWGIGGLDPREHASSAVGQRCMELAADTIGRRAQELLSSLPEEHRAFGKPAIAVGQWWMV; encoded by the coding sequence ATGGCGCTCGAACTCTCGCGCGACGTGCAGCTCCAGTTCCTGAGACCCGCGCAGCTCGAAGCGCGCGGGCGCGAGTTTCCCGTCGTCTACGTTCCGTTCGGGCCCATCGAATGGCATGGGCCCCACCTGCCGTTGGGAACCGATGCGCTGAAGGCACATGCCGTTCTGTGCCTGACGGCGGCAGCCTACGGGGGCGTCGTTTACCCGCCGTTCTTCCTCCACGACGGTTGGGACCTTCCGCCTGTCACGGCGACGATCACGAACCTGTTCCAGCGACTCAAGGGAACCGGGTTCCGGGTCCTGATCGGCATCTCGGGTCACAACGTCACGGGCATGATCGACATGATCCGCTCGGCGCTGGAACCCGTCGTCGCCGATGGAACCGCGCGCGGGTTCGCCGGTTGGGAGGTGACGCTGAGCGCGGGAGAAGACTTGAACACCGACCATGCGGCGAAGTGGGAGACCTCCGACATGATGTTCGCGTACCCGGACCGAGTCGATATGGCGATGCTGGGCACCGGCACGCTGAACCTCGACATGAAGGCTCCATGGGGCATCGGCGGACTCGATCCCCGCGAGCACGCGTCGAGCGCTGTCGGGCAGCGGTGCATGGAACTCGCTGCCGACACCATCGGTCGGCGCGCGCAGGAGTTGCTCTCCTCGCTCCCGGAAGAACACCGCGCGTTC